A portion of the Poecilia reticulata strain Guanapo linkage group LG23, Guppy_female_1.0+MT, whole genome shotgun sequence genome contains these proteins:
- the tspan11 gene encoding tetraspanin-11 produces MSMAYKDDEEDWLTVCLKYLLFLFNFLFWVGGAAVLGVGVWTLVEKSDYLSLLASSTFAVSAYILILAGGLVVVTGFLGCCAVIREQRSCLSTYFFFLLLIFLIELVAGVLAYVYYQRLSDELKEHLNQTMTENYAQQGKETITSAVDRLQQDFKCCGSNNSHDWTLSAYIRSEESGDRVVPDSCCKTITPDCGRRDHPSNIYKVEGGCITKLEQFLADHLLVIGAVGIGVACLQICGMVFTCCLHRRIKMDPY; encoded by the exons ATGTCAATGGCTTATAAAGATGACGAGGAAGACTGGTTGACAGTTTGCCTCAAGTATCTGCTCTTTCtgtttaactttcttttttgg GTGGGTGGAGCTGCAGTCTTGGGTGTAGGAGTGTGGACCCTGGTGGAGAAGAGTGACTACCTTAGTCTGTTGGCCTCCAGCACTTTTGCTGTTTCAGCGTATATCTTGATCCTGGCTGGCGGCCTAGTGGTTGTTACTGGCTTCTTGGGCTGCTGCGCTGTTATCCGGGAACAGAGAAGCTGCCTTTCCACG tatttcttcttcctgctgttAATATTCTTGATTGAGTTGGTGGCTGGCGTGCTGGCTTATGTTTACTACCAGAGG ctgAGTGATGAACTGAAGGAGCACCTCAACCAGACAATGACTGAGAATTATGCTCAGCAAGGGAAGGAGACGATCACATCCGCAGTGGACAGACTGCAACAAGAT TTCAAGTGCTGTGGCAGCAACAACTCTCATGATTGGACGCTGAGTGCGTACATTAGGTCAGAGGAGTCGGGGGACAGGGTGGTGCCTGACAGCTGCTGTAAAACCATTACGCCCGACTGTGGCAGGAGGGACCATCCCTCCAACATCTATAAAGTGGAG GGCGGTTGCATCACTAAGCTGGAGCAGTTCCTTGCAGACCATCTATTGGTTATTGGAGCGGTGGGAATTGGTGTGGCCTGTCTTCAG ATCTGTGGGATGGTGTTCACCTGCTGCTTGCACAGGAGGATTAAGATGGATCCTTACTAG
- the prmt8b gene encoding protein arginine N-methyltransferase 8-B isoform X2 yields MGLRHSSRCLLLRRKMAEADSSERQQPVRSPHSQSAQPSPLPKPVPTTHHVPCIPHTPHVAALATCPGRGKIAKFVSPEEMTSRDYYFDSYAHFGIHEEMLKDEVRTLTYRNAMYHNKHVFKDKIVLDVGSGTGILSMFAANAGAKHVYGIECSSISEYSEKIIKSNHLHNVITIFKGKVEEVELPVEKVDIIVSEWMGYCLFYESMLNTVIFARDKWLPGGLMFPDRAALYVVAIEDRQYKDFKIHWWENVYGFDMSCIRNVAIKEPLVDVVDPKQVVTNACLIKEVDIYTVKPEDLSFTSAFCLQIQRNDYVHALVTYFNMEFTKCHKKTGFSTAPDAPSTHWKQTVFYLEDYLTVKKGEEIFGSITVRPNEKNVRDLEFTLELDFKGQLCEAAISHDYKMR; encoded by the exons ATGGGACTCAGGCATTCGTCGCGGTGTTTGCTGCTACGGCGGAAGATGGCGGAGGCGGACAGCTCGGAG CGGCAGCAGCCTGTCAGGTCCCCGCATTCCCAGTCCGCACAGCCCTCCCCTCTGCCGAAACCAGTGCCTACAACCCATCATGTGCCCTGCATTCCTCACACGCCTCATGTAGCAGCGCTCGCCACCTGTCCTGGACGAGGCAAGATTGCCAAGTTCGTAAGCCCGGAGGAAATGACATCAAGGGACTACTACTTTGACTCCTACGCCCACTTTGGCATCCACGAG GAGATGCTGAAGGACGAGGTGCGGACGCTGACCTACCGCAACGCCATGTACCACAACAAGCATGTGTTCAAGGATAAGATCGTCCTGGATGTTGGCAGCGGCACAGGGATCCTCTCCATGTTTGCAGCCAACGCCGGTGCCAAACACGTGTACGGG ATCGAATGCTCAAGCATATCTGAATATTCAGAGAAGATTATCAAGTCCAATCACCTACACAACG TCATTACCATCTTCAAGGGcaaggtggaggaggtggagctCCCCGTGGAGAAGGTGGACATCATCGTCTCCGAGTGGATGGGTTACTGTCTCTTCTACGAGTCCATGCTCAACACCGTCATCTTCGCCAGGGACAAGTGGCTG CCCGGAGGCCTGATGTTCCCGGACCGAGCAGCCCTCTACGTGGTGGCCATTGAAGACAGGCAGTATAAGGATTTCAAGATTCATT ggTGGGAAAACGTGTATGGGTTCGACATGAGCTGCATTCGCAACGTGGCCATCAAAGAGCCTCTGGTGGACGTGGTGGATCCAAAGCAGGTGGTGACTAACGCCTGTCTCATAAAG gAGGTGGACATCTACACTGTGAAGCCGGAGGACCTGTCCTTCACCTCGGCTTTCTGCCTGCAGATCCAGCGCAACGATTACGTTCACGCTTTGGTGACTTATTTCAATATGGAGTTCACCAAATGTCACAAAAAGACGGGCTTCTCCACCG CTCCAGATGCTCCCAGCACCCACTGGAAGCagactgtgttttatttagaggaCTACTTAACTGTCAAGAAAGGAGAAGAGATCTTTGGCAGCATCACCGTTAGACCCAATGAAAAGAACGTG CGCGACCTGGAGTTCACCCTTGAGCTAGATTTTAAAGGACAACTATGTGAAGCTGCCATTTCTCACGACTATAAAATGCGCTAG
- the prmt8b gene encoding protein arginine N-methyltransferase 8-B isoform X1: MGLRHSSRCLLLRRKMAEADSSERQQPVRSPHSQSAQPSPLPKPVPTTHHVPCIPHTPHVAALATCPGRGKIAKFVSPEEMTSRDYYFDSYAHFGIHEEMLKDEVRTLTYRNAMYHNKHVFKDKIVLDVGSGTGILSMFAANAGAKHVYGIECSSISEYSEKIIKSNHLHNVITIFKGKVEEVELPVEKVDIIVSEWMGYCLFYESMLNTVIFARDKWLKPGGLMFPDRAALYVVAIEDRQYKDFKIHWWENVYGFDMSCIRNVAIKEPLVDVVDPKQVVTNACLIKEVDIYTVKPEDLSFTSAFCLQIQRNDYVHALVTYFNMEFTKCHKKTGFSTAPDAPSTHWKQTVFYLEDYLTVKKGEEIFGSITVRPNEKNVRDLEFTLELDFKGQLCEAAISHDYKMR, encoded by the exons ATGGGACTCAGGCATTCGTCGCGGTGTTTGCTGCTACGGCGGAAGATGGCGGAGGCGGACAGCTCGGAG CGGCAGCAGCCTGTCAGGTCCCCGCATTCCCAGTCCGCACAGCCCTCCCCTCTGCCGAAACCAGTGCCTACAACCCATCATGTGCCCTGCATTCCTCACACGCCTCATGTAGCAGCGCTCGCCACCTGTCCTGGACGAGGCAAGATTGCCAAGTTCGTAAGCCCGGAGGAAATGACATCAAGGGACTACTACTTTGACTCCTACGCCCACTTTGGCATCCACGAG GAGATGCTGAAGGACGAGGTGCGGACGCTGACCTACCGCAACGCCATGTACCACAACAAGCATGTGTTCAAGGATAAGATCGTCCTGGATGTTGGCAGCGGCACAGGGATCCTCTCCATGTTTGCAGCCAACGCCGGTGCCAAACACGTGTACGGG ATCGAATGCTCAAGCATATCTGAATATTCAGAGAAGATTATCAAGTCCAATCACCTACACAACG TCATTACCATCTTCAAGGGcaaggtggaggaggtggagctCCCCGTGGAGAAGGTGGACATCATCGTCTCCGAGTGGATGGGTTACTGTCTCTTCTACGAGTCCATGCTCAACACCGTCATCTTCGCCAGGGACAAGTGGCTG AAGCCCGGAGGCCTGATGTTCCCGGACCGAGCAGCCCTCTACGTGGTGGCCATTGAAGACAGGCAGTATAAGGATTTCAAGATTCATT ggTGGGAAAACGTGTATGGGTTCGACATGAGCTGCATTCGCAACGTGGCCATCAAAGAGCCTCTGGTGGACGTGGTGGATCCAAAGCAGGTGGTGACTAACGCCTGTCTCATAAAG gAGGTGGACATCTACACTGTGAAGCCGGAGGACCTGTCCTTCACCTCGGCTTTCTGCCTGCAGATCCAGCGCAACGATTACGTTCACGCTTTGGTGACTTATTTCAATATGGAGTTCACCAAATGTCACAAAAAGACGGGCTTCTCCACCG CTCCAGATGCTCCCAGCACCCACTGGAAGCagactgtgttttatttagaggaCTACTTAACTGTCAAGAAAGGAGAAGAGATCTTTGGCAGCATCACCGTTAGACCCAATGAAAAGAACGTG CGCGACCTGGAGTTCACCCTTGAGCTAGATTTTAAAGGACAACTATGTGAAGCTGCCATTTCTCACGACTATAAAATGCGCTAG